One Umboniibacter marinipuniceus DNA window includes the following coding sequences:
- a CDS encoding helix-turn-helix transcriptional regulator produces the protein MNKNKDLLLLRKPHVAALLSISTSTLDRWVAGGIFPAPLKFGSYKSCAMWRYEDLLSWVAAND, from the coding sequence ATGAACAAAAATAAAGATCTACTTTTACTCCGTAAACCGCATGTGGCGGCGCTACTCTCGATCTCTACTTCGACGTTAGATAGATGGGTTGCCGGCGGAATTTTCCCGGCCCCGCTTAAGTTCGGATCCTACAAGTCCTGCGCGATGTGGCGCTACGAGGATTTACTTTCCTGGGTGGCGGCGAATGATTGA